A single region of the Leisingera thetidis genome encodes:
- a CDS encoding HAD-IA family hydrolase, translating to MSKPLRLILFDVDGTLADSQGAITGAMAEAFQGAGLPVPPRDAVLSIVGLSLPLAMAELAPDQDAATLEALVEGYKSSYMASRQAAGAAHSPLYPGAREALAELNAVPEYLLGVATGKSQRGMDALIAAHGLECFVTRQVADHHPSKPHPSMVLAAMAETGVERDSTVMIGDTRYDIEMGRAAGVTTIAVPWGYHAAETLGADYLIRGFAELRPLLAEIWKG from the coding sequence GTGAGCAAACCGCTGCGGCTGATCCTGTTTGATGTGGACGGCACCCTGGCCGACAGCCAGGGCGCGATCACCGGCGCCATGGCGGAGGCGTTCCAGGGGGCCGGCCTGCCGGTGCCGCCGCGGGACGCGGTCCTGTCGATCGTCGGCCTGTCGCTGCCGCTGGCGATGGCCGAGCTGGCGCCGGATCAGGATGCGGCCACGCTGGAGGCGCTGGTGGAGGGCTACAAGTCTTCCTACATGGCCTCCCGCCAGGCGGCGGGGGCGGCGCATTCGCCGCTCTATCCCGGTGCCCGCGAGGCGCTGGCCGAGCTGAACGCGGTGCCGGAGTACCTGCTGGGCGTGGCCACCGGCAAATCGCAGCGCGGCATGGACGCCCTGATCGCGGCGCACGGGCTGGAGTGCTTTGTGACCCGGCAGGTGGCCGATCACCACCCCTCGAAGCCGCATCCGTCGATGGTGCTGGCGGCGATGGCGGAGACCGGGGTGGAGCGGGACAGCACCGTGATGATCGGCGACACGCGGTACGATATTGAGATGGGGCGCGCAGCGGGGGTTACCACCATTGCGGTGCCCTGGGGCTACCATGCGGCAGAGACATTGGGCGCCGACTACCTGATCCGCGGTTTCGCGGAGCTGCGCCCGCTGCTGGCAGAGATCTGGAAAGGGTAA
- a CDS encoding ATP12 family chaperone protein — MSGWAQKRFWKQVSVAETDGGFAVELDGRRVKTPAKAPLVVPTREMGEAIAAEWAAQTESVDPLSMPCTRSANAAIDKVTHQHREVAAMLAEYGDSDLLCYRAAAPAELTLRQAQEWDPVLDWAAEALGARLQLREGVLHQPQHTAALAVLAERVHALTPFQLAAFHDLVGISGSLILGFAAAQGWRSADAIWQLSRLDERWQEEQWGVDEEAQAAAAVKRQEFLHAKRFFDFS; from the coding sequence ATGAGCGGCTGGGCACAGAAGCGGTTCTGGAAACAGGTTTCGGTTGCGGAAACCGACGGCGGGTTTGCGGTGGAACTGGACGGGCGCCGGGTCAAGACGCCGGCCAAGGCGCCGCTGGTGGTGCCGACCCGGGAGATGGGCGAGGCCATTGCCGCGGAGTGGGCGGCGCAGACCGAATCAGTTGACCCATTGTCGATGCCCTGCACCCGGTCCGCCAACGCCGCAATTGACAAGGTGACACATCAGCACAGGGAAGTGGCCGCCATGCTGGCCGAATACGGCGATTCCGACCTGCTGTGCTACCGCGCCGCCGCACCCGCCGAGCTGACGTTGCGTCAGGCGCAGGAATGGGACCCGGTTCTGGACTGGGCCGCGGAGGCGCTGGGCGCGCGGCTGCAGCTGCGCGAGGGTGTTCTGCACCAGCCCCAGCACACCGCGGCGCTGGCGGTTCTGGCGGAAAGGGTGCATGCGCTGACCCCGTTCCAGCTGGCGGCGTTCCATGATTTGGTAGGGATTTCCGGCTCTTTGATCCTTGGCTTTGCCGCGGCGCAGGGCTGGCGGAGCGCTGACGCGATCTGGCAGCTGTCGCGGCTGGACGAGCGCTGGCAGGAAGAGCAGTGGGGCGTCGACGAAGAGGCCCAGGCCGCGGCCGCAGTCAAACGGCAGGAGTTTCTGCACGCCAAGCGATTCTTCGATTTCTCCTGA
- a CDS encoding amino acid ABC transporter substrate-binding protein, with amino-acid sequence MKKTVLLGAMAFAGLAAGAASAATLDDVKARGKLNCGVTVGLVGFAAPNANGEWEGFDVALCRAVAAAVLGDSTAVEFVPTTGKTRFTALASGEIDMLARNTTWTFSRDVDLKFEFVGVNYYDGQGFMVPKELGVSSAKELDGATVCIQTGTTTELNLADFFRSNNISYEPVPIETNAEAQQQYLAGACDVYTTDASGLAATRATFDDPANHVILPEIISKEPLGPLVRHGDHEWGDVVRWTLNALVAAEELGITSANLSEMAAGTDNPEINRLLGSEGTLGEMLGLDAAWAQNAIAAQGNYGEIFAKNIGEDTPVGLARGLNAQWTEGGLLYSPPFR; translated from the coding sequence ATGAAAAAAACCGTACTTTTGGGCGCAATGGCCTTTGCCGGTCTTGCGGCTGGCGCAGCATCTGCGGCCACTCTGGACGACGTGAAGGCGCGCGGCAAGCTGAACTGCGGCGTCACCGTCGGCCTGGTCGGCTTTGCGGCTCCGAATGCAAACGGGGAATGGGAAGGTTTTGACGTGGCGCTGTGCCGGGCTGTGGCTGCAGCTGTGCTGGGCGACTCGACCGCCGTGGAATTCGTGCCGACCACCGGCAAGACCCGCTTCACCGCGCTGGCCTCGGGCGAGATCGACATGCTGGCCCGCAACACCACCTGGACCTTCAGCCGCGATGTCGACCTGAAGTTCGAATTCGTCGGCGTCAACTATTACGACGGCCAGGGCTTCATGGTGCCGAAGGAGCTGGGCGTGTCCTCGGCCAAGGAACTGGACGGCGCCACCGTCTGCATCCAGACCGGCACCACCACCGAGCTGAACCTGGCGGACTTCTTCCGCTCCAACAACATCTCCTACGAGCCGGTCCCGATCGAGACCAACGCCGAAGCGCAGCAGCAGTATCTGGCGGGCGCCTGTGACGTCTACACCACCGACGCCTCCGGCCTGGCCGCGACCCGCGCCACCTTCGACGATCCGGCGAACCACGTGATCCTGCCCGAAATCATCTCGAAAGAGCCGCTCGGCCCGCTGGTCCGCCACGGCGACCACGAATGGGGCGATGTGGTCCGCTGGACCCTGAACGCGCTGGTCGCGGCGGAAGAGCTGGGCATCACCTCGGCCAACCTGAGCGAAATGGCCGCCGGCACCGACAACCCGGAAATCAACCGCCTGCTGGGCAGCGAAGGCACCCTGGGCGAGATGCTGGGCCTGGATGCCGCCTGGGCACAGAACGCGATTGCCGCACAGGGCAACTACGGCGAGATCTTTGCCAAGAACATCGGTGAAGACACGCCGGTCGGCCTGGCCCGCGGCCTGAACGCACAGTGGACCGAAGGCGGCCTGCTGTACTCGCCGCCGTTCCGCTAA
- a CDS encoding amino acid ABC transporter permease, translated as MSTLTDPPKEQFRLSMLLYDTRYRSATIQVIAMFGFMLLAAWLINNTLSNLAAQDKAFDFGFFTESAGYDINQRLLDYTSRDSHLRAALMGLLNTLVVAVLGCITATILGVVIGVLRLSSNWLIARLMTIYVEMFRNVPVLLWIVFVMAILIETLPAPRAFRGENPEATMSLADSVAVTNRGVYIPEPLFTRSLGDVHLFGTSSLRFDVSLDLMVILAVLGLSLWGAHRVTLRANRIQEATGERPRTWHTRTGIIVVPTLLVLTALGFHLGYPELKGFNFQGGTHLRNSLIALWLALSLYTAAFIAEIVRAGIMAISKGQTEAAAALGLRSNRIMRLVVLPQALRVIIPPLISNYLNLTKNSSLAIAVGYMDITGTLGGITMNQTGRELECVLLLMLVYLAISLSISAVMNWYNEAVKLKER; from the coding sequence ATGTCAACGCTTACTGACCCTCCGAAGGAGCAGTTCCGGCTGTCTATGCTCCTTTACGATACCCGCTACCGGTCGGCGACCATCCAGGTCATCGCCATGTTCGGGTTCATGCTTCTGGCCGCCTGGCTGATCAACAACACGCTGAGCAACCTGGCCGCGCAGGACAAGGCCTTCGACTTCGGGTTCTTCACCGAGTCCGCGGGCTATGACATCAACCAGCGGCTGCTGGACTATACCTCGCGCGACAGCCATCTGCGGGCGGCGCTGATGGGGCTGCTGAACACGCTGGTGGTGGCCGTCCTGGGCTGCATCACCGCCACCATCCTGGGGGTGGTGATCGGCGTGCTGCGGCTGTCGTCGAACTGGCTGATCGCCCGGCTGATGACAATCTATGTCGAGATGTTCCGCAACGTGCCGGTGCTCCTGTGGATCGTCTTCGTGATGGCCATTCTGATCGAAACCCTGCCGGCCCCGCGGGCGTTCCGGGGCGAAAACCCCGAAGCCACGATGAGCCTGGCCGACAGCGTCGCCGTCACCAACCGCGGCGTCTATATCCCCGAGCCGCTGTTCACGCGGTCGCTGGGCGATGTCCACCTGTTCGGCACTTCCTCGCTGCGCTTTGACGTCAGCCTGGACCTGATGGTCATTCTGGCGGTGCTGGGGCTCAGCCTGTGGGGCGCCCACCGGGTCACCCTGCGGGCCAACCGCATTCAGGAGGCCACCGGCGAACGCCCGAGGACCTGGCATACCCGCACCGGCATCATCGTGGTGCCGACGCTGCTGGTGCTGACCGCTCTGGGGTTCCACCTCGGCTACCCCGAGCTGAAGGGCTTCAACTTCCAGGGCGGCACCCATCTGCGCAACTCGCTGATCGCGCTGTGGCTGGCGCTGTCGCTGTACACCGCCGCCTTCATCGCCGAGATCGTGCGGGCCGGCATCATGGCCATTTCCAAGGGCCAGACCGAGGCCGCCGCCGCACTGGGGCTGCGCTCCAACCGGATCATGCGCCTGGTCGTGCTGCCGCAGGCGCTGCGGGTGATCATCCCGCCGCTGATCTCCAACTATCTGAACCTGACCAAGAACTCGTCGCTGGCGATTGCCGTGGGCTACATGGACATCACCGGCACCCTGGGCGGCATCACCATGAACCAGACCGGCCGCGAGCTGGAATGCGTTCTGCTCTTGATGCTGGTGTATCTGGCCATCTCGCTGTCCATTTCGGCGGTGATGAACTGGTACAACGAAGCCGTGAAGCTGAAGGAGCGCTGA
- a CDS encoding amino acid ABC transporter permease, producing MSGTHSHTVAFVRDTMLPQQEPPASEVGAIGWARHNLFSNWFNAILTLASLAAIYFVLAAVIPWILSPTWDGTSLSNCRETLAAAGHGDAHGACWGVIKERWLQLIFGFYPSHLYWRPIAAFVLLGVALAPVLFSDKVPSKLLIFSVLYPFIFPWLLWGGTIWLPIAALAGFVIGGVLFKLLAEQVSTLVGIIVAVAAAVVWWLFLAAPVAAALDAILPIGIEAVESRKFGGFMLSVTIGVVAIACSLPIGIVLALGRQSDLMIVKYICVGFIEFIRGVPLITLLFVASTLLNIFMPPGTNFDIILRVLIMVTLFAAAYMAEVVRGGLAALPRGQYEGADSLGLDYWQAQRLIIMPQALKISIPGIVSTFIGVFKDTTLVSIIGLLDPLGLSNAIRADANWNGIVWELYGFIALMFFVFCFSMSRYSMYLERKLQTGHR from the coding sequence ATGAGCGGTACCCATTCCCATACCGTCGCCTTTGTCCGCGACACCATGCTTCCGCAGCAGGAGCCGCCTGCCTCTGAAGTCGGTGCCATCGGCTGGGCCCGGCACAACCTGTTCTCCAACTGGTTCAACGCGATCCTGACCCTTGCCTCGCTGGCCGCGATTTACTTTGTGCTGGCGGCGGTGATCCCGTGGATCCTGTCGCCGACCTGGGACGGCACCTCGCTGTCCAACTGCCGCGAAACGCTGGCTGCGGCGGGCCATGGCGATGCCCATGGCGCCTGCTGGGGGGTGATCAAGGAACGCTGGCTGCAGCTGATCTTCGGCTTTTATCCGAGCCATCTGTACTGGCGCCCGATTGCCGCCTTTGTGCTGCTGGGCGTGGCGCTGGCGCCGGTGCTGTTCTCGGACAAGGTGCCGTCGAAGCTCCTGATCTTCTCGGTGCTCTACCCGTTCATCTTCCCCTGGCTGTTGTGGGGCGGCACCATCTGGCTGCCGATCGCCGCGCTGGCGGGGTTTGTGATCGGCGGGGTGCTGTTCAAGCTGCTGGCGGAGCAGGTGAGCACGCTGGTTGGCATCATCGTGGCGGTTGCGGCCGCCGTTGTCTGGTGGCTGTTTCTGGCCGCTCCGGTGGCCGCGGCGCTGGATGCGATCCTGCCCATCGGCATCGAGGCGGTGGAAAGCCGCAAGTTCGGCGGCTTCATGCTGTCGGTGACCATCGGCGTGGTGGCGATTGCCTGCTCGCTGCCGATCGGCATCGTGCTGGCGCTGGGCCGCCAGTCGGACCTGATGATCGTCAAATACATCTGCGTCGGCTTCATCGAGTTCATCCGCGGGGTGCCGCTGATCACCCTGCTGTTCGTGGCCTCGACCCTGCTGAACATCTTCATGCCGCCCGGCACCAACTTCGACATCATCCTGCGGGTGCTGATCATGGTGACGCTGTTTGCCGCGGCCTATATGGCCGAAGTGGTCCGCGGCGGCCTGGCAGCCTTGCCCCGCGGCCAGTATGAGGGCGCCGATTCGCTCGGCCTCGACTACTGGCAGGCGCAGCGGCTGATCATCATGCCGCAGGCGCTGAAGATCTCGATCCCCGGCATCGTCTCGACCTTCATCGGGGTGTTCAAGGACACCACGCTGGTCTCGATCATCGGGCTTCTCGATCCGCTGGGCCTCTCCAACGCCATCCGCGCGGACGCCAATTGGAACGGCATTGTCTGGGAACTCTACGGCTTCATCGCCCTGATGTTCTTCGTCTTCTGCTTCTCCATGTCCCGCTACTCCATGTACCTGGAGCGCAAGCTTCAGACTGGCCACCGTTAA
- a CDS encoding amino acid ABC transporter ATP-binding protein — translation MSELMTDREIDRSKMQVSDKVAIEISNMNKWYGSFHVLRDINLTVNQGERIVIAGPSGSGKSTLIRCLNALEEHQQGRIEVDGTVLSNDLKNIDKIRSEVGMVFQHFNLFPHLSILENCTLAPIWVRKTPKKEAEERAMHFLEKVKIPEQADKYPGQLSGGQQQRVAIARSLCMMPRIMLFDEPTSALDPEMIKEVLDTMIELAEEGMTMLCVTHEMGFARQVANRVIFMDAGQIVEQNEPEEFFNNPKSDRTKLFLSQILGH, via the coding sequence ATGTCTGAACTTATGACCGACCGCGAAATCGACCGCTCCAAGATGCAGGTGAGCGACAAGGTCGCCATCGAAATCTCCAACATGAACAAGTGGTACGGGTCCTTCCACGTGCTGCGCGACATCAACCTGACGGTGAACCAGGGCGAACGCATCGTGATCGCGGGGCCCTCCGGGTCCGGCAAATCCACCCTGATCCGCTGCCTGAACGCGCTGGAAGAGCACCAGCAGGGCAGGATCGAGGTGGACGGCACGGTGCTGTCCAACGACCTCAAGAACATCGACAAGATCCGCTCCGAGGTCGGCATGGTGTTCCAGCACTTCAACCTGTTCCCGCATCTGTCGATCCTGGAGAACTGCACGCTGGCGCCGATCTGGGTGCGCAAGACGCCCAAGAAGGAAGCCGAAGAGCGGGCGATGCACTTCCTGGAAAAGGTGAAGATCCCCGAGCAGGCCGACAAATACCCCGGCCAGCTGTCCGGCGGCCAGCAGCAGCGTGTCGCCATTGCGCGCAGCCTGTGCATGATGCCGCGCATCATGCTGTTCGACGAGCCGACCTCGGCGCTGGACCCGGAGATGATCAAGGAGGTGCTCGACACCATGATCGAGCTCGCCGAGGAAGGCATGACCATGCTCTGCGTCACCCACGAGATGGGCTTTGCGCGGCAGGTGGCGAACCGGGTGATCTTCATGGACGCGGGCCAGATCGTCGAGCAGAACGAGCCCGAGGAGTTCTTCAACAACCCCAAGAGCGACCGCACCAAGCTGTTCCTCAGCCAGATCCTCGGCCACTGA
- a CDS encoding DUF411 domain-containing protein → MHRRSLLLAAAALPLASLPAFAAQEEAIRIMKSPACGCCTAWADHLAAAGLETEVREVPDDQLWQMKEQLGITGELASCHTALAGAYVIEGHVPAADIRRLLAERPDALGLTVPGMPVGSPGMEMGEEREAFDTLLIKPDGRTEVFASHG, encoded by the coding sequence ATGCACCGCCGTTCCCTGCTGCTGGCCGCAGCCGCCCTGCCGCTTGCCTCCCTCCCCGCCTTCGCGGCGCAGGAAGAGGCCATCCGGATCATGAAATCGCCGGCCTGCGGCTGCTGCACCGCCTGGGCCGATCATCTGGCCGCCGCCGGGCTGGAGACCGAGGTGCGCGAGGTTCCCGATGACCAGCTGTGGCAGATGAAGGAGCAGCTGGGCATCACCGGTGAGCTGGCCTCCTGCCACACCGCGCTGGCCGGCGCCTATGTGATCGAGGGCCATGTGCCCGCCGCCGACATCCGGCGGCTGCTGGCAGAGCGCCCTGATGCGCTGGGGCTGACGGTGCCGGGAATGCCGGTCGGCTCGCCGGGGATGGAAATGGGCGAGGAGCGCGAGGCCTTCGACACGCTGCTGATCAAGCCGGACGGCCGCACCGAGGTCTTCGCCAGCCACGGCTGA
- a CDS encoding GNAT family N-acetyltransferase, whose translation MIRPYEAPDKEAVLSIWRDANALAHPFLSPELVVQAETMIRDTFLDMAETWISAPAGTPAGFISLLGAEVGGLFIRPAWQGRGLGRVLLDKACASRPRLELDVFAENTRAQRFYRRYGFTEARRQVNPFFGHAEIRMILDPR comes from the coding sequence ATGATCAGACCCTATGAGGCTCCCGACAAGGAAGCCGTTCTTTCCATCTGGCGGGACGCCAATGCCCTGGCCCATCCGTTTCTGAGCCCGGAACTGGTGGTTCAGGCCGAGACCATGATCCGCGACACGTTCCTGGACATGGCCGAGACCTGGATCAGCGCGCCGGCAGGCACGCCGGCAGGATTCATCTCGCTGCTCGGCGCCGAGGTCGGCGGCCTGTTCATCCGGCCCGCCTGGCAGGGCCGCGGCCTGGGCCGCGTGCTGCTGGACAAGGCCTGCGCATCGCGCCCGCGGCTGGAGCTTGACGTCTTTGCGGAAAACACGCGCGCGCAGCGGTTCTACCGCCGGTACGGCTTCACGGAAGCCCGCCGCCAGGTGAATCCGTTTTTCGGCCATGCGGAAATCCGCATGATCCTGGACCCGCGCTAG
- a CDS encoding SixA phosphatase family protein: MTCTLILTRHAKSAWDTNVPSDHARPLNKRGRRSAPAIAAWLRDIGGLPDQVICSSAQRARETCELMELGVPATFTERLYHANSEIMFKVLSEAGQQRVMLIGHNPGIAAFAHSIVSCPPDHSRFDDYPTGATLVAEFAIDRWKDLGWSSGKAIDFAVPRELLGE; encoded by the coding sequence ATGACCTGCACCCTGATCCTGACCCGCCACGCCAAATCCGCCTGGGACACCAATGTGCCCAGCGACCACGCCCGTCCGCTGAACAAGAGAGGACGCCGCTCTGCCCCCGCCATCGCCGCCTGGCTGCGGGACATCGGCGGCCTGCCGGATCAGGTGATCTGCTCCTCGGCGCAGCGGGCCCGCGAGACCTGCGAGCTGATGGAGCTGGGGGTGCCCGCCACCTTCACCGAACGGCTGTACCACGCCAATTCGGAGATCATGTTCAAGGTGCTCAGCGAGGCCGGCCAGCAGCGGGTCATGCTGATCGGCCACAATCCCGGCATTGCCGCCTTTGCCCATTCCATCGTGTCCTGCCCGCCGGACCATTCACGGTTTGACGACTACCCCACCGGGGCCACGCTGGTGGCGGAATTTGCAATCGACCGCTGGAAGGATCTCGGCTGGAGCAGCGGCAAGGCGATCGATTTTGCGGTGCCGCGGGAATTGCTGGGCGAGTAA
- a CDS encoding ferredoxin has translation MPLTDLPAARARGVPSYPLIAAAAAQAGLVIQGALQPRRQPVQRLDGGTLVLLGTAEGFWPAFKSSPEFTDGSPDPVDRWSQRVVGTLAGELDGTAFFPFGGPPHTPFINWALASGRFFTSPSQMLVHDRSGMLISLRGALHFKQEFDIPPPPLADSPCRSCGTRPCLSACPAGALADGGPYDLAACHAYLDTSAGAGCMTGGCLARRACPLSSGAGRDPEQTAHHMRHFHPQ, from the coding sequence ATGCCCCTGACCGACCTGCCCGCCGCCCGTGCCCGGGGCGTGCCTTCCTATCCCTTGATCGCAGCCGCGGCCGCGCAGGCCGGGCTGGTGATCCAAGGCGCGCTGCAGCCGCGGCGGCAGCCGGTGCAGCGGCTGGACGGCGGCACCCTGGTCCTGCTGGGCACCGCCGAGGGGTTCTGGCCGGCATTCAAATCCAGCCCCGAGTTCACTGACGGCAGCCCCGATCCGGTGGACCGCTGGTCGCAGCGGGTGGTCGGCACCCTGGCCGGGGAACTGGACGGCACGGCGTTCTTTCCCTTTGGCGGGCCGCCCCATACCCCCTTTATCAACTGGGCGCTGGCCTCGGGGCGGTTCTTCACATCACCGTCGCAGATGCTGGTGCATGATCGCAGCGGCATGCTGATATCCTTGCGGGGGGCCCTTCATTTCAAACAGGAATTTGACATCCCCCCTCCGCCTTTGGCAGACTCTCCCTGCCGCAGCTGCGGCACCCGCCCCTGCCTCAGCGCCTGCCCCGCCGGCGCCCTGGCAGACGGGGGCCCCTACGATCTGGCGGCCTGCCACGCATATCTCGACACCAGCGCAGGCGCCGGCTGCATGACCGGCGGCTGCCTTGCCCGGCGGGCCTGCCCGCTCAGCAGCGGCGCCGGCCGCGACCCCGAACAAACCGCACATCACATGAGGCATTTTCATCCGCAATGA
- a CDS encoding sterol desaturase family protein, producing MEHESLIRLAVFLGLFALFAAAEARAPRRARTLPRQRRWLTNLSITVLNTLTLRALALGLPLLAVGAALDAAGQGWGLLNALRWPVWLEGLLAVLVLDFAVWLQHLVTHKVPLLWRLHRVHHADRDMDVTTAVRFHPLEIALSMLLKIGLVYLLGPSAPAVLLFELLLNGTALFTHANLALPPRLERILRLGLVTPDMHRVHHSVRRAEHDSNYGFALSVWDRIFGTYTAEPGRGHAGMTVGLQWQDGRPARLGWSLRLPFRRF from the coding sequence ATGGAGCATGAAAGCCTGATCCGCCTGGCCGTCTTCCTGGGCCTGTTTGCGCTGTTTGCAGCGGCCGAGGCCCGGGCGCCGCGGCGGGCCCGGACCCTGCCGCGGCAGCGGCGCTGGCTGACCAACCTCTCGATCACCGTCCTGAACACGCTGACCCTGCGGGCGCTGGCGCTTGGCCTGCCGCTGCTGGCGGTGGGGGCGGCGCTGGATGCCGCCGGGCAGGGGTGGGGGCTGCTGAATGCGCTGCGCTGGCCGGTCTGGCTGGAGGGGCTGCTGGCGGTGCTGGTGCTGGATTTCGCGGTCTGGCTGCAGCATCTGGTGACCCACAAGGTGCCGCTGTTGTGGCGGCTGCACCGGGTGCATCACGCTGACCGCGACATGGATGTGACCACCGCTGTGCGCTTTCACCCGCTGGAGATTGCCCTGTCGATGCTGCTGAAGATCGGGCTGGTCTATCTGCTGGGGCCCTCGGCGCCGGCGGTGCTGCTGTTTGAGCTGCTCCTGAACGGCACCGCGCTGTTCACCCACGCCAACCTGGCGCTGCCGCCGCGGCTGGAGCGGATCCTGCGGCTGGGGCTGGTGACGCCGGATATGCACCGGGTGCACCATTCGGTGCGGCGCGCCGAGCATGACAGCAACTACGGCTTTGCGCTGTCGGTCTGGGACCGGATCTTCGGCACCTATACCGCAGAGCCCGGCCGGGGCCATGCGGGCATGACCGTGGGGCTGCAATGGCAGGACGGGCGGCCTGCGCGGCTGGGCTGGAGCCTGCGGCTGCCGTTCCGCCGCTTCTGA
- the argB gene encoding acetylglutamate kinase: MKKQDMNRDWIATAETLSSALPYFQRFAGAIVVIKLGGHAMGSDEAMETFARDIVLMRQVGVNPVIVHGGGPMINAMLDKLQIKSEFVNGKRVTDAATMEVVEMVLSGVVNKRIVQAINSQGGRAVGLSGKDASLITCDQADPDLGFVGAPAEMDPKVLHGLFEKNMIPVIAPIGGGRNGETYNINGDTAAGAIAKALTADRLLLLTDVAGVKNADGDVVTELTAADVEEMTASGVIAGGMIPKTETALDAVRGGVRACIIVDGRVQNSVLLELYTDHGAGSMIRA, encoded by the coding sequence ATGAAGAAACAAGATATGAACCGCGATTGGATTGCCACCGCCGAAACCCTCTCCAGCGCGCTGCCGTATTTCCAGCGCTTTGCCGGGGCCATTGTCGTCATCAAGCTGGGCGGCCACGCCATGGGCAGCGACGAGGCGATGGAGACCTTTGCCCGCGACATCGTGCTGATGCGCCAGGTCGGGGTGAACCCGGTGATCGTGCACGGCGGCGGCCCGATGATCAATGCGATGCTGGACAAGCTGCAGATCAAATCGGAGTTCGTGAACGGCAAGCGGGTCACGGACGCCGCCACCATGGAAGTGGTGGAGATGGTGCTGTCCGGCGTCGTCAACAAGCGCATCGTGCAGGCCATCAACAGCCAGGGCGGCCGCGCGGTGGGGCTGTCGGGCAAGGACGCCAGCCTGATCACCTGCGATCAGGCCGACCCGGATCTGGGCTTTGTCGGCGCGCCCGCCGAGATGGACCCCAAGGTGCTGCACGGGCTGTTCGAGAAGAACATGATTCCGGTGATCGCCCCGATCGGCGGCGGCCGCAATGGCGAGACCTACAATATCAACGGCGACACCGCCGCCGGCGCCATCGCCAAGGCGCTGACCGCCGACCGGCTCTTGCTGCTGACCGATGTGGCCGGGGTCAAGAATGCCGACGGCGACGTGGTGACCGAGCTGACGGCGGCCGATGTCGAGGAGATGACCGCCAGCGGCGTGATCGCGGGCGGCATGATCCCCAAGACCGAAACCGCGCTGGACGCGGTCCGGGGCGGCGTGCGCGCCTGCATCATCGTCGACGGGCGGGTGCAGAATTCGGTGCTGCTGGAGCTGTACACCGATCACGGCGCGGGCTCGATGATCCGCGCCTGA
- a CDS encoding SDR family NAD(P)-dependent oxidoreductase has translation MRQKTLLLTGASRGIGHATVRRFNAEGWRVITCSRHPFPVECPWGGGQENHVQLDLSDPSDTINAVGQIQELLDGQLDALVNNAGISPKGPDGGRLNTLNTDLMDWGKVFHVNFFASVVLARGLKDELAAARGSVVNVTSIAGSRVHPFAGAAYATSKAALAALTREMAHDFGPLGVRVNAIAPGEVETSILSPGTDKIVEKLPMQRLGQPEEVAAAIYFLCSQESSYISGTEIEVNGAQHV, from the coding sequence ATGCGCCAGAAGACACTACTGCTGACCGGCGCCAGCCGCGGCATCGGCCATGCCACCGTGCGCCGCTTCAATGCCGAGGGCTGGCGGGTGATCACCTGCTCGCGCCATCCGTTTCCCGTGGAATGCCCCTGGGGCGGCGGCCAGGAAAACCATGTGCAGCTGGACCTGTCGGACCCGTCGGACACGATCAACGCGGTGGGCCAGATCCAGGAGCTGCTGGACGGCCAGCTGGATGCCTTGGTCAACAACGCCGGGATTTCGCCCAAGGGCCCGGACGGCGGGCGCCTCAATACGCTCAACACCGACCTGATGGACTGGGGCAAGGTGTTTCACGTGAATTTCTTTGCCTCGGTGGTGCTGGCACGGGGCCTGAAGGATGAGCTGGCGGCAGCCAGGGGGTCGGTTGTCAACGTGACCTCGATCGCGGGCAGCCGGGTGCATCCCTTTGCGGGGGCCGCCTATGCCACCTCCAAGGCGGCGCTGGCGGCGCTGACGCGGGAGATGGCGCATGACTTCGGCCCCCTGGGCGTGCGGGTGAACGCGATTGCGCCGGGGGAGGTGGAGACCTCGATCCTGTCGCCCGGCACCGATAAGATCGTCGAGAAGCTGCCGATGCAGCGGCTGGGCCAGCCCGAGGAGGTGGCGGCGGCGATCTATTTCCTGTGCTCGCAGGAAAGCTCCTATATCTCCGGCACCGAGATCGAGGTGAACGGGGCGCAGCACGTCTAA